The proteins below are encoded in one region of Holophagaceae bacterium:
- a CDS encoding tetratricopeptide repeat protein — MAIDPSTFWNAARTAFEGRRFADALAAAAQVLEIDPGHTEALQLSALVHRELGSLPKAVEFLSRAVGTAPTMAALKLQLGALFQEAGRQAEAREQMEACIQLGAPHPQAYLGLAQLHGDDPQRAMALLREATQRFPGSGEAWNNLGLILASSNQLDAAIPCFRRASEVAPGLLAAHLNLGQALIRQRDALGAQEALRRAAALRPAGAAEFARMLEGLGDELVGLGRREDAETALKGALVLDPTSKGAHQSLALMRYRQARFTEAKLHYEKALARDATDILTLNNYGNLLKAMGLASEAAKVLAQAKALHTGQWETHSNYLFALNDLEDWSPDALFEAHKAYGREFGVETAEARAPITDPVPGRKLRVGLVSGDFHRHSCWYFYECLFEHLDREAFELWVFSTGSEKDLVTEGLKRGAGAWHELGARSLGESEALIRREAVDVLIDLSGHSARNRLPVFVNRPAPVQFTWLGYPNTTGLTCFDGRITDEWADPPGSEAHHTEPLVRLPGGFLAYKPLITAPKPAAPPSVRKGFTTFGSFNALHKQNGRTLRLWGRVLAAAPEARLLLKAHQLADPGVQALTRKRAAEAGIPPDRLDLRGWDSSPEFHLERYGDVDIALDPVPYNGTTTTCEAMWMGVPVVTLAGDRHAARVGASLLNQVGLARLIASDEDAYVRIALELAMDATRLADLRASLRARLVESSLCDRKGFARKFEALIRSAWVEACANSR; from the coding sequence ATGGCGATCGATCCATCAACCTTCTGGAATGCGGCGAGGACGGCCTTCGAGGGCCGCAGGTTCGCCGATGCGCTGGCCGCCGCCGCCCAGGTCCTCGAGATCGACCCCGGCCACACCGAAGCCTTGCAGCTCAGCGCCCTGGTCCACCGCGAATTGGGGAGCCTGCCCAAGGCGGTCGAATTCCTCAGCCGGGCGGTGGGGACCGCGCCCACGATGGCCGCCCTGAAACTCCAGCTCGGCGCCCTGTTCCAGGAAGCAGGCAGGCAGGCGGAGGCCCGGGAGCAGATGGAGGCCTGCATCCAGCTCGGTGCTCCCCATCCCCAGGCCTACCTCGGCCTGGCCCAGCTCCATGGAGACGATCCCCAGCGCGCCATGGCGCTTCTACGGGAGGCTACGCAGCGTTTTCCGGGCAGCGGAGAAGCCTGGAACAACCTTGGGCTGATCCTGGCTTCATCGAATCAGCTCGATGCAGCCATCCCCTGCTTCCGCCGGGCCTCGGAAGTGGCGCCAGGCCTGCTGGCCGCTCACCTGAACCTCGGCCAGGCCCTCATCCGGCAACGCGATGCCCTGGGCGCGCAGGAGGCGTTGCGCCGGGCCGCGGCGCTGCGTCCCGCGGGTGCGGCGGAGTTCGCTCGGATGCTGGAAGGGCTGGGCGACGAGCTGGTGGGACTGGGCCGCCGGGAGGATGCAGAGACCGCCTTGAAAGGAGCTTTGGTCCTGGACCCGACCTCCAAGGGCGCCCATCAATCCCTGGCGCTCATGCGCTACCGCCAGGCACGGTTCACCGAGGCCAAACTCCACTATGAGAAGGCGCTGGCCCGCGACGCCACGGACATCCTCACCCTCAACAATTACGGCAACCTGTTGAAGGCGATGGGCCTGGCCTCCGAGGCCGCCAAGGTGCTCGCCCAAGCCAAGGCCCTGCACACCGGGCAATGGGAAACCCACAGCAACTATCTCTTCGCCCTCAACGATCTGGAGGACTGGAGCCCGGATGCACTGTTCGAGGCCCACAAAGCCTATGGCCGGGAATTCGGGGTGGAAACCGCTGAAGCCCGGGCGCCGATCACTGATCCGGTCCCCGGCCGGAAATTGCGCGTGGGCTTGGTGTCAGGCGATTTCCACCGGCACTCCTGCTGGTATTTCTATGAATGCCTGTTCGAGCACCTGGACCGGGAAGCCTTCGAGTTGTGGGTGTTCTCCACGGGTTCGGAAAAGGATCTGGTGACCGAGGGGTTGAAGCGGGGCGCGGGGGCCTGGCATGAGCTGGGGGCCCGGTCGCTCGGAGAATCCGAAGCGCTGATCCGCCGGGAGGCCGTGGATGTCCTGATCGATCTATCGGGCCACAGCGCCCGCAACCGCCTGCCGGTGTTCGTGAACCGCCCCGCCCCCGTGCAGTTCACCTGGCTGGGTTATCCCAATACGACCGGACTCACCTGTTTTGATGGCCGCATCACCGATGAATGGGCCGATCCGCCTGGCTCCGAGGCGCACCACACGGAGCCCCTGGTGCGCCTCCCCGGCGGTTTCCTGGCCTATAAGCCGTTGATCACCGCGCCCAAACCCGCGGCGCCGCCCTCGGTCCGCAAGGGGTTCACCACCTTCGGCAGTTTCAATGCGCTGCACAAGCAGAACGGCCGGACCTTGAGGCTCTGGGGACGGGTCCTGGCAGCCGCGCCCGAAGCTCGGCTCCTGCTGAAGGCCCACCAGCTGGCGGATCCCGGCGTCCAAGCGCTGACCCGGAAGCGGGCCGCCGAAGCGGGGATCCCGCCGGACCGGCTGGACCTCAGAGGATGGGACAGCAGCCCGGAATTCCACCTCGAACGCTATGGCGACGTGGACATCGCGCTGGACCCGGTTCCCTACAACGGCACCACCACCACCTGCGAAGCCATGTGGATGGGCGTCCCGGTGGTCACGCTGGCCGGGGACCGCCACGCGGCCCGCGTCGGCGCGAGCCTCCTGAACCAGGTGGGCCTGGCCCGTCTCATCGCCTCGGACGAGGACGCCTACGTCCGCATCGCTCTGGAGCTTGCGATGGATGCCACGCGCCTCGCGGATCTGCGCGCCTCCCTGCGGGCCCGGCTGGTGGAGTCGAGCCTCTGCGATCGCAAAGGCTTCGCGCGCAAATTCGAAGCCCTGATCCGGAGCGCCTGGGTCGAAGCCTGCGCGAATTCCCGATGA
- a CDS encoding tetratricopeptide repeat protein, with product MQGPEIRWASAQQDYFNGDGAGALAHCRAVVEAIPGHGEAWHLGSVILHGSGQLEEALEWIGKAIALNPGSPVPLLHRALMLRETGEAEAARRAFEAVLEQEPMNFEAHYFLGLMAYDRNEGATAVDHLRKALAQSPDLADAHARLGALLDSANRTAEARWHFQKAAALLPGDAGAHFNLGEINRRMGHPAEAISAFQRAVDLDPAHSAALHNLGTLLRWEWRIQEALAVFEQAERLRPDPPTLNNHARLLKDLGRLDEALPRVKRAVELEPDSALMRSNYIYGLHFPDGPSNEMIAEAHRTWSAVHEAPTEPLAELPVRDPEKRLRVGFVSANFHRHSCAFFLEPLLSHYDRKAMEAVAYASVEVEDAVTDRFRGLVDLWRDVKDLEDKPLAELIRRDGVDILVDLGGHTGGNRLGAFAFKPAPLQVTWLGYPNTTGLSRMDLRISDAWADPEEGTTWHSEKVVRLPGGFLCYQPPSESPEIAETPMARRGYPTFGCFNALAKLSDSTLRVWAEVMRRVPEARLYLKTWAFGDEAAKRLVVQRLLDAGLPEERLMLSSWVEGDREHLSLYGQIDIALDPFPYNGTTTTCEAMWMGVPVITLEGDRHSARVGSSLLNQVGLRECIAASESEYVERAVLLGGDGERLKALRGSLRARMMGSPLCDGPAFADKFGRALRSAWVERCGTVG from the coding sequence GTGCAGGGTCCAGAAATCCGGTGGGCCTCGGCCCAGCAAGACTATTTCAACGGCGATGGGGCGGGCGCCCTGGCCCATTGCCGGGCGGTGGTGGAAGCCATTCCGGGACATGGCGAGGCCTGGCATCTCGGAAGCGTGATCCTTCATGGATCAGGCCAGCTGGAGGAGGCGCTCGAGTGGATCGGCAAAGCCATAGCGCTGAACCCCGGCTCGCCGGTTCCCCTGCTCCACAGGGCGCTGATGCTGCGGGAGACGGGTGAGGCCGAAGCCGCGAGGCGCGCCTTCGAAGCCGTGCTCGAACAGGAGCCGATGAATTTCGAGGCCCACTACTTTTTGGGCCTGATGGCCTATGATCGCAACGAGGGCGCCACGGCAGTGGATCACCTCCGGAAGGCCCTGGCCCAGTCCCCCGATCTTGCGGATGCCCACGCGCGCCTGGGCGCCCTGCTGGACAGCGCGAACCGGACGGCCGAGGCCCGATGGCATTTCCAGAAGGCGGCCGCGCTTCTGCCCGGGGACGCCGGGGCCCACTTCAACCTGGGCGAGATCAACCGGCGCATGGGCCATCCCGCGGAAGCCATTTCAGCCTTCCAGCGCGCGGTGGATCTGGATCCCGCGCACAGCGCGGCCCTGCATAACCTGGGGACGCTGCTGCGCTGGGAATGGCGCATCCAGGAAGCCCTGGCGGTCTTCGAACAGGCTGAGCGGCTCAGGCCGGATCCACCCACTTTGAACAACCACGCGCGGCTGCTCAAGGACTTGGGACGGTTGGATGAAGCGCTCCCGAGGGTGAAGCGGGCGGTCGAGCTCGAACCTGATTCAGCCCTGATGCGCAGCAATTACATCTACGGACTCCATTTCCCGGATGGACCTTCCAACGAGATGATCGCGGAGGCCCATCGGACCTGGTCGGCGGTCCACGAAGCGCCTACGGAGCCATTGGCGGAACTCCCCGTGCGGGACCCGGAAAAGCGGCTCCGCGTTGGATTCGTCTCCGCGAATTTCCATCGCCACTCCTGCGCGTTCTTCCTGGAACCGCTGCTCAGCCACTATGACCGGAAGGCCATGGAAGCCGTCGCCTACGCATCGGTGGAGGTGGAGGACGCGGTGACGGACCGGTTCCGCGGCCTAGTGGACCTTTGGAGGGACGTGAAGGATCTGGAGGACAAGCCGCTGGCGGAGCTGATCCGGCGGGATGGCGTCGACATCCTGGTGGACCTGGGAGGACATACCGGCGGGAACCGGCTCGGGGCTTTCGCGTTCAAGCCCGCGCCGCTGCAAGTGACCTGGTTGGGCTACCCGAACACCACCGGCCTCTCGCGCATGGATTTGCGGATCAGCGATGCCTGGGCCGATCCCGAGGAAGGCACCACCTGGCACTCGGAGAAGGTCGTGCGGCTGCCGGGAGGGTTCCTCTGCTACCAGCCACCCTCCGAGTCGCCGGAGATCGCGGAAACGCCCATGGCAAGGAGGGGCTACCCGACCTTCGGATGCTTCAATGCTCTGGCAAAGCTCAGTGATTCCACGCTGCGGGTGTGGGCGGAGGTGATGCGGCGCGTGCCGGAAGCCAGGCTTTACCTCAAGACTTGGGCGTTCGGGGATGAAGCCGCGAAGCGGCTGGTGGTGCAGCGCCTCCTGGATGCCGGATTGCCGGAGGAAAGGCTGATGCTCTCCTCCTGGGTCGAGGGCGACCGCGAGCACCTGAGCCTTTACGGCCAGATCGACATCGCGCTGGATCCCTTTCCTTACAACGGCACCACCACCACCTGCGAAGCCATGTGGATGGGCGTGCCGGTCATCACCCTGGAGGGCGATCGCCATTCGGCGCGGGTGGGCTCGAGCCTTCTGAACCAGGTGGGGCTCCGGGAATGCATCGCTGCCTCTGAATCGGAGTACGTGGAGAGGGCCGTGCTGCTCGGCGGGGATGGAGAGCGCCTGAAGGCGCTGCGGGGCAGCCTTCGCGCGCGGATGATGGGCTCTCCCCTTTGCGACGGGCCGGCCTTCGCGGACAAATTTGGAAGGGCGCTGCGCTCCGCCTGGGTGGAACGCTGCGGGACGGTGGGCTGA
- a CDS encoding tetratricopeptide repeat protein, whose product MSAGGGSFDAALRFSAGSQSVAAEAECRALLEREPEHSDALHLLGMLLSGSGRLEEGLPLLARSLELRPLNPGFAINLAHALGLAGRLREAVEALEPVARAHPAFIPGRLKLGQLLRHEGRLQEAKAHFEFVAQVEPSNRDAWMALGESALATGRPGEAMPLLERAVALTPNDPVAQEYLLYARLFDPALEVRDLVAAHREWVRRFAPTRPGPAFAGKDPDARLKVAFLSPDFRRHSCAFFLEGLLRNLDRGQVRVFGYSDTLKPDGDTERLKQLCDEWRDVTGKSHAAVAEMIRADGIHAALDLAGHSASNRLPVFAVRPAPIQLSYLGYPATTGMDCFDGRIVDTLTDPAGSEAHGTEPLLRLGRTFLAYAPPPDAPAPGPSPADKNGFITFGSFNNLAKANDRVVALWASILRDCAGSRLLLKSHTLADGSVREGLCERFGRHGIDSERLDLRGWSFEGSPLLPYQEVDIALDPFPYAGTTTTCEALWMGVPVVTLEGSRHAGRVGVSLLNAVGHGELVAADEQSYQRIALELAVDEPRRNRMREGLRVAMAASSLCDGAGLARELEALLRRIWREKCREKG is encoded by the coding sequence ATGAGCGCCGGGGGAGGCTCCTTCGATGCGGCCTTGCGTTTCAGCGCAGGGAGCCAATCCGTCGCGGCCGAAGCGGAGTGCCGCGCCCTGCTGGAACGGGAACCGGAGCACAGCGACGCGCTTCATCTGCTGGGGATGCTGCTGAGCGGATCCGGGCGGCTGGAGGAGGGGCTGCCGCTGCTCGCGCGCTCCCTTGAACTTCGTCCCCTGAATCCCGGCTTCGCGATCAACCTGGCCCACGCCCTCGGCCTGGCGGGGCGCCTGCGCGAAGCCGTGGAGGCCTTGGAGCCCGTCGCCCGGGCCCATCCAGCGTTCATCCCGGGCCGCCTCAAACTCGGCCAGCTGCTGCGCCACGAGGGGCGGCTCCAGGAAGCGAAAGCCCACTTCGAGTTCGTGGCCCAGGTGGAGCCCAGCAACCGCGACGCCTGGATGGCCCTGGGGGAATCGGCCCTGGCTACGGGACGGCCCGGGGAAGCGATGCCCTTGCTGGAGCGGGCGGTGGCGCTCACGCCCAACGACCCGGTGGCCCAGGAGTATCTGCTGTACGCCCGGCTTTTCGACCCAGCGTTGGAAGTCCGGGATCTCGTGGCCGCCCACCGGGAATGGGTGCGCCGTTTCGCGCCCACGCGGCCGGGTCCCGCATTCGCCGGGAAGGATCCGGACGCGCGGCTGAAGGTCGCCTTCCTGTCGCCGGACTTCCGGCGGCACTCCTGCGCCTTCTTCCTGGAAGGCCTCCTGCGCAACCTTGATCGTGGACAGGTGCGGGTCTTCGGCTACAGCGACACGCTGAAGCCCGATGGGGACACGGAGCGGCTGAAGCAGCTTTGCGATGAGTGGCGCGATGTGACGGGCAAGTCCCACGCGGCGGTCGCTGAAATGATCCGCGCGGATGGCATCCATGCGGCCCTCGACCTAGCGGGCCACAGCGCCTCCAATCGGCTGCCCGTTTTCGCCGTGAGGCCGGCGCCGATCCAGCTCAGCTATCTCGGCTACCCCGCCACGACCGGCATGGATTGCTTCGATGGCCGCATCGTGGACACCCTCACCGACCCCGCTGGTTCCGAAGCCCATGGCACCGAGCCGCTCCTGCGGCTGGGCCGGACCTTCCTGGCCTATGCGCCCCCTCCGGATGCCCCAGCGCCAGGTCCCTCTCCGGCGGATAAAAATGGATTCATCACCTTCGGCAGTTTCAACAACCTCGCCAAGGCGAACGACCGCGTAGTGGCCCTCTGGGCCTCGATACTGCGCGACTGCGCCGGCTCCCGCCTTCTGCTCAAGTCCCATACCCTGGCGGACGGCAGCGTGCGCGAAGGGCTGTGCGAGCGTTTCGGGCGCCATGGGATCGACTCGGAGCGGCTGGATCTGAGGGGCTGGAGTTTCGAGGGATCGCCGCTCCTGCCCTACCAGGAGGTCGATATCGCCCTGGACCCGTTCCCCTACGCGGGCACCACCACGACCTGCGAGGCCCTCTGGATGGGAGTCCCGGTGGTCACGCTGGAAGGCTCCCGGCACGCGGGCCGGGTGGGCGTGAGCCTGCTGAACGCCGTGGGGCACGGCGAGCTGGTGGCTGCGGATGAACAGTCCTACCAGCGCATCGCCCTGGAATTGGCGGTGGATGAGCCGCGCCGCAACCGGATGCGGGAGGGCTTGAGGGTTGCCATGGCGGCCTCCAGCCTCTGCGATGGTGCTGGACTGGCCAGGGAATTGGAGGCGCTGCTCCGACGGATCTGGCGGGAGAAATGCCGGGAGAAGGGCTGA